TACTCGAAGAGCGGGGCGCCCTGGTTTACTGAATCGCCAACCTGCACATGGACTCTTTCGATCCGCCCTTTGGCGATAGGGGCGATGTGGCTCACGCGCGCCGGATCCGGTGCGATCGCGGCTGTGGCTTCAATGACCCGGATTGGAGCAACCCGCTGCGGTCGAGCAGTGGCAAATCCGAACTTGCCCTGAACCTCGGCTGAAATCGTAATCTTGCCGTCTCTCTGCTCGACTTTGGATTCAACTTTTTTTTCTTCGGGGGCGCGGCTGCAGGCCGCTAGCGTTAGGGCTACCGCTATGATGACCGTTGGCAATAAGGGGGCCCGAAGCGCGAAGCTCCAAGCACGAAGTGCAGATCTAACGAACGGATGTCCAATCATCGTCATCATCGTGTACCCCTACCGGCCGACGGCCGCTTCCACTTGAAACCTGGCAATGCTCAGTTCGTACAGGGAGCGGTTGTAGAGCCGCTGGACCTCTCGAAAGGCCCGCTGCGCGTCCAGAAACGCTGTGAGATCGATGGCTCCCAGCTTGTGTGCGGCCTCGGCAATCTCCCGCGATTCGCGGGCCTTGGGCAGGTATTGGGTCTCCAATCCTTCGAGGCGCCGGCGTTCACTCTCAAACCTGTTAAAGGCCTGATCCACCTCCAAGAGCGCCTGAGTTTCCAGTCGCTTGTATTGGAATGCTTCTCGCTCCTCTTCTGCCTTGGCCCGAACGATGCCCCCCTGGTTTCGATTGAAGAGGGGCAGAGGAGCCGCGATGCCAAATAAGACGGTATCTTCGCTGAAGTCCCGCTTATAGCCCACGAAGGGAAACAGATTCGGGAAGCGCCGCGCCTGCTCAAGCCCGAGCTGTTCGCGAGATCGGATGACTCGTTGGCGCTGGGCTTTAAGGTCCGGGCGGGTCTGCAGAGCCTCGGCATGCAACGGTGTCAGGCTGTCGATCGGTTCGCCCTTGCCAAGCTCTTCAGTGACATCGAATTCGACTGTCGAGTCCGAGACGCCAAACAGCGCCAGGAGCGTGGCCTTGGCCTGCTTGAGGTTCAGTTCGCCCGCGACTACGTCGTCAAACACTCTGAAGCGCTCAACCTGCACACGCCTCAACTCCACCCCCGAGATCTCTCCGAGGCGGAACTGCTCTTCCTTGGAGCGAATGGTCCGATCAAAGTCGGCCAGCAGCTCGCGGGCTACAGCAAGATCAGTCTTGGCCAGCACGATCTGGTAATACGCCTGCTTGACCGCGAATCGGAGTAGACGGGCCGTATTGTCGACGTCGGCCTCAGTCGCGCGGAGATTCGCCCCTGCGACGGCAATTTGCTGGGAACGCTTGCCGGCTGTCTGAATCTCCTGGCTGACTTCAAAGAAGAGCTCCTGTCGATCTATGAACGATCCCCCATGAAACCCTTCTGATCTGAGCGAAAGCTGTGGGTTCGGTAGCATCGCGGCGGTGGTCGCGTCGCCACGCGCGATCTGTTTGGCCGTCGTCTCTGTCTGCAGACCAGGGTTGCGACTCGCCGCGATTTGCAACGCATCGGCCAGCGAAAGCATTCGCGGGAGCTCATGGAGTTGGGCGTCGGCGGAAAGAGGTGTACTGCACCAGATCAGGAGAGAGATCACAAAGCCGCCAAGATACCTGCGTCTCATTTGTCTACCATCCCTCGCATAACGTCACGTTGGACATATCCCAACGCCTTACGGCTTACGTCGTTGGATGAAGGAGAACGGGGCAACGCCTCTCACGACTATGAGGCATACTCACAATCGTGAGAACTGAAAGGAAGATTACGTCTGACGAGGCGGTGGGGAGGCTATATCGATTGTGAAAGAGAGAGGGGATGTGGGACGTTGATCGTTGCGTGCCCTGACGGATCCCGGAGGAGCAAAGAGACAGGGGGGTGGCTGATCGATCGGGCTGACTTCAAAATCGCAGTGCGGGATCAATGGCGTTGTTGAGGCCGGCCGGCCATCAGGCGTTCCTTGCGACTCGGAGACTCTGGAGTACAAGTCGAGTTGCCGGTTGCTGGTGGAGGATGAGATCCCGATGGTACTCAACAGAGGGTAGCTATCAGAACCGATTGCCTCGCCGTGCAGAAGTGGAAGGCCGACGTACACTAAAAGGAGAACACGGGTAACAATTTGCCGGATCTTCACAGCGTGTAACCTCCACGGCCTGGTCACTTCCGGAGGCAGCTTTTAATAGCCTTGGGCACCCCTCGATCGCCATCAGTCTATCAGTCGATCCGCTGTCGTGTCAAGCGGCTCACAGATTTACGGCATGTTATCGAGCTGACCCAGGCTGAGTAGAACCGCAACCGGGCTTCCCCTTCGAACAAGGGCGCCGGCCTCAGGATCCTGGGCAATTACTGCTCCCTTGGGATATTCCGACGAATGGACCTGTGCCACCCGGCCAAGCGTGATACCGGGTGCTTGCAGGAGCGCTTTAGCCTCCGAGAGGGGTAGTCCGGCCAGACTGGGGAGTGCGACCGCGTCGCTGCCTTGGCTGACCACCAGGCGGATCTCGCTGTTTTTCCTAACCCACGAGCCACTGGCAGGTCGTTGGAACAAGATGGCATCTTGCGGAACCTCTTCACTGTACTCCCGACCGCTCACTTTTGGCTGAAGGCCCTGCCCGCGCAGCAGTTCGAGAGCAGCCGTAGAGTCCATCCCGATGACCCGCGAAAGCTGTACCTTGTCCTTATCGGCCGCAAGCCAGATTGTGATTGCGCCGCTCACGACAGCCACAGCAGTGAGGATCAGAGTTGCCGCGAGCCCCTTGCGCAACAGCCGGAGGAATCTCATCTGTCTCCCCGGCGAAGTCGGATGGCGTAGAAGCCGTCGAGACCGTGCCGGTGCGGCCAGGTGCGAAGGGCGCCGTTGGAATCGATCAGCTCCCCGATCGTTGCAGGAAGGCCACCAGGGGCGTCGACAGTAAACTCCGGGAAATCACGCAGGAACGTCCCAATCACGGCGTCGGTCTCCTCCGGTTCGAGCGAACAGGTGCTGTAGACCAGGAATCCTCCAGGCATGAGCACCGGCGCCATACCATGAAGCAGCTCTAGTTGCAGGCGCGCCAGGGCTGCCAACCCTGTCTCTTGCTGCTGCCACTTTCGCTCCGGATGGCGTCTGAGAGTGCCGAGTCCGCTGCATGGTGCGTCTACCAAAACCCTGTCCATCTGGCGCGTGAATAATCGCGTTGCCTGCCTGGCATCGGCTTGGACCGGGAAGACTCGATCAAGACCCAGGCGCGCCCTGGCCTCCCGGAGGCGTCGGTTGGCGCGGGCGCTCGGGTCGAGCGCGATCACTCGCCCGCTTCCCATGAGCTGTCCCAGAATCAGGGCCGTCTTCCCGCCGCCGCCGGCGCAGGCATCCAACACCACTTCGCCGGGTTGGGGATCCAGCAGGAGGACCGGCAAGGTCGCCGCCTCGTCCATCGGGAAGTACCAGCCATTCGCGAATGCCGGGTCATGCAGCGCCTCGGCGCCGTCGATCAGGTGAAAGACGCCCGGGACGAATCGGCCCGGCGTGACTGAACGCGTGATCTCGGTAAGGCGAGCCTGCACCTCTTCGGGCCGACGCTTCAGATGGTTGACCACGACGGACAACGTAGGGATACCGTTGTTGGCCTTGAGCAAAGCCTCGGTCTCGGCCGGTCCTAGACGCGCGAGCCAGCGTGCAACCAGCCAGGACGGGTGCGACCAGCGTGTCGCGAGGGCGCCAACCGGATCGTCGGAGGGATCGGGAAAGCGGATTGTGCCCTGCCGCTCCAGCAATCGGCGCAAGATCGCATTAACGAAGGCTTTAGCGCCAGGCTTGAGTTGGCTGCGCATGACCTCTTGAGTCAGGGTGACGGTCTCGTTAACGGCGGCATAGGCGGGGATGCGTGTGAGAAAGAGGAGTTGATACGCGCCGAGGCGCAGCAGGCGGCGCAGTATCGGGTCGACCCGCTCCCAGGGTCGGTCGGTCACGGCGGCCAGCAGGTAATCTAATCGACCCTGCCAGCGGAGGATGCCATACGTCAGCTCAGTGGCGAGTGCCCGGTCCTGTTGCGAAAGGCGAGCCCTCTGGAGTCTGGCGTCCAGTAGTAGGCTGGCGTAGGCCTGCTGCTCTTCGACCTGGGTTAACACATCGAGCGTAAGACGCCGCGCGTTGATTGGCGCAGCGCTAGGACGATCCAAAGACGTCACCAGTGCGGACACGGTATCCCCTCGCGAAGTCGACGGCCGCCATAGCGCGGCGATCCTCAGGCTGTACGTGTGTAAGCCACAGCCCCCCCTGTCCGGCGGCGATCAATACCCCCCTCTCGCGATCGACCGCACACACGGTGCCGGGAGGAGAGTCGGCTGCTGTCTCCACTGTCGCTTCCAGCACCTTGACGCGCCGCCCGCCGAAGCTGGTGATCGCTCCTGGTGCCGGACACAAGCCCCGAATCAGGCAATCAAGTGTCCGCGCATCACGAGGCCACTCCAGATGCGTATCGACGGGGAGAAGCTTCGGCGCATAGGTCGCCATACGCTCGTCCTGCGGGACCGGGTAGACTGTCTCACGTCCTACCTGATTAAGGACCTGGCATAACTGCTCCGCCCCCAGAACGGCCAGTCGTTCGGAGAGCGTTACAGCCGTATCGTGCGGTTGAATCGGCTCGGCTCGTTGCCGCAGGATGGGTCCGGCATCCATTCGAGCCTCCATCTGCATGATGGTGACTCCTGTCAGGGTGTCGCCGCGAATGATGGCCCATGGGATCGGTGCTGCGCCGCGATACCTGGGCAGGAGCGAGGCATGGAGATTCAGGCAGCCGTGCGGCGGCAAGTCGAGGATCCGTTTCGGCAGGAGCTGGCCATAGGCGACGACGACGATGGCATCCGGCTGAGCCGCCTGCAGCGCCTCAACCGCCGCAGGCTCGCCCACCTTTTCCGGCTGCAGCAATGGTAACTCGAGCTCCTGGACCGCGAGTTTCACTGGTGGCGGGGTGGTGACGCGGCCGCGTCCGGCCGGCCGATCCGGTTGGGTCACAACCAGGCAGATATCATGGCCGGCAGCAATGAGCGCCTTGAGCGACGGTAGCGCGAACATTGGCGTACCCATGAAGCTTACGCGCATCGGCCATTCCCTTTCTTTGCGGCAGAGACCCTCTCAATGGTTTCCATCATTCGAGCGTAATGCGTCCCTTCCCAATAGATCCGAAGGCAACCCGGGCAGCGGGCGAACCGTTCCTGTGTCCGCCAGACGAACTCGGGAATCTCACCCTGCAGCCCCACCTTGTCGGCAGGCTCAAGGGGAAGATTACAGCGCATGCACAAGCAGCCGATCCCGGGCGACAACC
The sequence above is drawn from the Candidatus Methylomirabilota bacterium genome and encodes:
- a CDS encoding PASTA domain-containing protein; the encoded protein is MRFLRLLRKGLAATLILTAVAVVSGAITIWLAADKDKVQLSRVIGMDSTAALELLRGQGLQPKVSGREYSEEVPQDAILFQRPASGSWVRKNSEIRLVVSQGSDAVALPSLAGLPLSEAKALLQAPGITLGRVAQVHSSEYPKGAVIAQDPEAGALVRRGSPVAVLLSLGQLDNMP
- the rsmB gene encoding 16S rRNA (cytosine(967)-C(5))-methyltransferase RsmB, whose protein sequence is MSALVTSLDRPSAAPINARRLTLDVLTQVEEQQAYASLLLDARLQRARLSQQDRALATELTYGILRWQGRLDYLLAAVTDRPWERVDPILRRLLRLGAYQLLFLTRIPAYAAVNETVTLTQEVMRSQLKPGAKAFVNAILRRLLERQGTIRFPDPSDDPVGALATRWSHPSWLVARWLARLGPAETEALLKANNGIPTLSVVVNHLKRRPEEVQARLTEITRSVTPGRFVPGVFHLIDGAEALHDPAFANGWYFPMDEAATLPVLLLDPQPGEVVLDACAGGGGKTALILGQLMGSGRVIALDPSARANRRLREARARLGLDRVFPVQADARQATRLFTRQMDRVLVDAPCSGLGTLRRHPERKWQQQETGLAALARLQLELLHGMAPVLMPGGFLVYSTCSLEPEETDAVIGTFLRDFPEFTVDAPGGLPATIGELIDSNGALRTWPHRHGLDGFYAIRLRRGDR
- a CDS encoding TolC family protein, coding for MRRRYLGGFVISLLIWCSTPLSADAQLHELPRMLSLADALQIAASRNPGLQTETTAKQIARGDATTAAMLPNPQLSLRSEGFHGGSFIDRQELFFEVSQEIQTAGKRSQQIAVAGANLRATEADVDNTARLLRFAVKQAYYQIVLAKTDLAVARELLADFDRTIRSKEEQFRLGEISGVELRRVQVERFRVFDDVVAGELNLKQAKATLLALFGVSDSTVEFDVTEELGKGEPIDSLTPLHAEALQTRPDLKAQRQRVIRSREQLGLEQARRFPNLFPFVGYKRDFSEDTVLFGIAAPLPLFNRNQGGIVRAKAEEEREAFQYKRLETQALLEVDQAFNRFESERRRLEGLETQYLPKARESREIAEAAHKLGAIDLTAFLDAQRAFREVQRLYNRSLYELSIARFQVEAAVGR
- the fmt gene encoding methionyl-tRNA formyltransferase, whose amino-acid sequence is MRVSFMGTPMFALPSLKALIAAGHDICLVVTQPDRPAGRGRVTTPPPVKLAVQELELPLLQPEKVGEPAAVEALQAAQPDAIVVVAYGQLLPKRILDLPPHGCLNLHASLLPRYRGAAPIPWAIIRGDTLTGVTIMQMEARMDAGPILRQRAEPIQPHDTAVTLSERLAVLGAEQLCQVLNQVGRETVYPVPQDERMATYAPKLLPVDTHLEWPRDARTLDCLIRGLCPAPGAITSFGGRRVKVLEATVETAADSPPGTVCAVDRERGVLIAAGQGGLWLTHVQPEDRRAMAAVDFARGYRVRTGDVFGSS